The Shewanella zhangzhouensis genome has a window encoding:
- the ychF gene encoding redox-regulated ATPase YchF translates to MGFKCGIVGLPNVGKSTLFNALTKAGIEAANFPFCTIEPNTGVVPMPDPRLDELAAIVKPERVIPTSMEFVDIAGLVAGASKGEGLGNKFLANIRETEAIGHVVRCFENENIVHVANRVDPAGDIEVINTELALADLDSVERAIVRQQKRAKGGDKEAKFEVDVLEKLRPVLDEGKMLRSLELSKEELAAVAYLNLLTLKPTMYIANVSEDGFENNPHLDAVRAIAAKENAVVVPVCAAIESELAEMDIEERDEFMADLGLTEPGLDRVIRAGYELLNLQTYFTAGVKEVRAWTVSVGASAPQAAGKIHTDFERGFIRAQVISYEDFINFKGEQGAKEAGKMRVEGKTYIVKDGDVMHFLFNV, encoded by the coding sequence ATGGGTTTTAAATGTGGCATCGTTGGTCTGCCCAACGTTGGTAAATCAACGCTCTTCAACGCGCTGACCAAGGCCGGTATTGAAGCGGCAAACTTTCCGTTTTGTACCATCGAGCCAAACACCGGCGTAGTGCCAATGCCAGACCCACGTTTGGACGAATTGGCCGCCATTGTGAAGCCTGAGCGTGTTATCCCGACGTCCATGGAGTTTGTGGACATCGCCGGTCTGGTAGCCGGCGCCTCCAAGGGCGAGGGCCTGGGCAACAAGTTTTTGGCCAACATCCGCGAAACCGAAGCTATCGGCCATGTGGTGCGCTGCTTTGAGAACGAGAACATTGTGCACGTGGCCAACCGCGTTGACCCAGCCGGCGACATCGAAGTCATCAACACCGAGCTGGCACTGGCAGACCTCGACAGCGTTGAACGTGCCATTGTGCGTCAGCAAAAGCGTGCCAAGGGCGGCGACAAAGAAGCCAAGTTCGAAGTGGATGTGCTTGAAAAGCTGCGCCCTGTGCTGGATGAAGGCAAGATGCTGCGCTCTTTGGAACTGTCCAAGGAAGAGCTGGCTGCAGTGGCTTATCTGAACCTGCTGACCCTGAAGCCAACCATGTACATCGCCAACGTGTCTGAAGACGGCTTTGAGAACAACCCGCATCTGGATGCAGTACGCGCCATCGCCGCCAAAGAAAATGCCGTGGTAGTGCCTGTGTGTGCCGCCATCGAATCTGAGCTGGCCGAGATGGATATCGAAGAGCGCGACGAGTTTATGGCGGATCTCGGTCTGACGGAACCTGGTCTTGATCGCGTTATCCGTGCCGGTTATGAGCTTTTGAACCTGCAAACTTACTTCACAGCCGGTGTGAAAGAAGTGCGTGCCTGGACTGTGTCTGTTGGCGCCAGCGCGCCCCAGGCTGCCGGTAAGATTCATACCGACTTCGAGCGCGGTTTTATCCGTGCTCAGGTGATCTCCTACGAAGATTTTATTAACTTCAAGGGCGAGCAGGGCGCCAAAGAAGCCGGCAAGATGCGCGTGGAAGGTAAAACCTACATCGTTAAAGACGGCGATGTGATGCACTTCCTGTTCAACGTCTAA
- the pth gene encoding aminoacyl-tRNA hydrolase: MCDIKLIVGLANPGAEYAQTRHNAGAWYVQELARIANVSLAPDPKYFGLTARAILCGKDVRLLIPSTFMNLSGKSVAALANFFRIEPEQILVAHDELDMEPGVAKFKLGGGHGGHNGLKDIIAKMGNNKNFYRLRIGIGHPGDKNKVSGYVLGKAPATEQEKMNAAIDEAVRSTEVLFKLDMTKAMHRLHSFKAE, from the coding sequence ATGTGCGATATTAAACTGATTGTGGGCCTGGCTAACCCAGGGGCGGAATACGCTCAAACCCGCCATAATGCGGGTGCCTGGTACGTCCAGGAGTTGGCCCGCATAGCCAATGTGAGTCTGGCGCCGGATCCCAAGTATTTCGGTTTAACGGCAAGGGCAATCCTCTGTGGTAAGGATGTGCGTTTGCTGATCCCCTCAACCTTTATGAACTTAAGTGGCAAGTCGGTGGCGGCATTGGCGAATTTTTTCCGCATCGAGCCAGAGCAAATTCTGGTTGCCCATGACGAGCTGGACATGGAGCCCGGTGTGGCCAAGTTCAAGTTGGGTGGTGGGCACGGCGGCCACAATGGTCTTAAAGACATCATTGCCAAGATGGGCAACAACAAAAATTTCTACCGCTTGCGGATAGGCATTGGCCATCCGGGCGACAAAAACAAGGTCAGTGGGTATGTGCTGGGTAAGGCGCCCGCGACCGAACAGGAAAAGATGAATGCGGCTATCGATGAAGCCGTGCGCAGCACCGAAGTCCTGTTCAAGCTAGACATGACCAAGGCAATGCACAGATTGCATTCCTTCAAGGCCGAATAA
- a CDS encoding FAD-dependent oxidoreductase produces MIEQDVVVVGGGMVGAALAAGLGRAGLSVTVLENHMPPAFEASQPLDVRVSALSVASEALLERLDAWEGILSRRAVPYLGLETWEIESCITRFHASQVGADHLGHIVENRVVQLALWDLLSTLDSVTVKAPVKVMGFERLVDGDAICVALDSGERIKAKLLVGADGANSQVRAFAHIGVTGWDYAQSAMLINIATACEQQDVTWQQFTPQGPRSLLPLPGNNASLVWYDDASTIARLAKLNHSELAEAIRAHFPARLDPDFRVLDKGHFKLTRRHAQRYFDANLVLIGDAAHTINPLAGQGVNLGFKDVDVLLDEIVSALKQGESWHAQPVLERYQHRRWRDNQLMMSTMDAFYASFSNDLLPVKLLRNAALRLANLDGPVKRQVLKYAMGLK; encoded by the coding sequence ATGATTGAGCAGGATGTAGTGGTGGTGGGTGGTGGTATGGTCGGGGCAGCCCTTGCAGCTGGTCTTGGCCGCGCCGGATTGTCCGTCACTGTGCTTGAAAACCACATGCCACCGGCGTTTGAGGCGAGCCAGCCGCTGGATGTCAGAGTATCGGCCCTGAGTGTGGCCAGCGAAGCGCTCCTTGAGCGACTCGATGCCTGGGAAGGGATACTCTCCAGGCGCGCCGTGCCTTATCTTGGTCTTGAAACCTGGGAAATCGAGTCCTGCATCACCCGTTTCCATGCCAGCCAGGTCGGTGCCGACCATTTGGGACACATAGTTGAAAACCGTGTGGTGCAGTTGGCGCTCTGGGATCTTCTGTCAACGCTGGATTCAGTCACCGTAAAAGCACCCGTTAAAGTCATGGGCTTCGAGCGCCTGGTGGATGGTGATGCCATTTGTGTCGCCCTCGACTCGGGTGAGCGTATTAAAGCAAAATTGCTGGTAGGCGCAGATGGCGCCAATTCTCAGGTGCGTGCCTTCGCTCATATTGGGGTGACGGGTTGGGACTATGCCCAGTCGGCCATGCTTATCAATATCGCCACCGCCTGTGAGCAGCAGGATGTAACCTGGCAGCAGTTTACGCCTCAGGGCCCCCGCTCGCTGCTGCCACTGCCTGGCAACAATGCGTCTCTGGTGTGGTATGACGATGCTTCAACCATTGCACGGCTCGCAAAACTGAACCACAGCGAGCTGGCAGAAGCCATCCGGGCCCATTTCCCCGCCCGTCTTGACCCGGATTTTCGGGTATTGGACAAGGGCCACTTCAAGCTGACCCGCCGCCACGCCCAGCGCTATTTCGATGCCAACCTGGTACTGATTGGCGATGCTGCCCACACCATCAACCCCCTGGCCGGACAGGGCGTTAACCTGGGCTTTAAAGACGTTGATGTGCTGCTGGATGAAATTGTCAGTGCACTTAAACAGGGCGAAAGCTGGCATGCCCAACCGGTTCTGGAGCGTTATCAGCACCGCCGCTGGCGCGACAATCAGCTGATGATGTCCACCATGGATGCCTTCTACGCCTCATTCAGTAACGACCTATTGCCCGTAAAGTTGCTGCGTAATGCGGCGCTGCGACTGGCCAATTTGGATGGGCCTGTCAAACGTCAGGTGCTCAAATATGCCATGGGGCTGAAATAG
- the miaB gene encoding tRNA (N6-isopentenyl adenosine(37)-C2)-methylthiotransferase MiaB has product MSKKLHIKTWGCQMNEYDSSKMADLLGEYQGYTLTEEAEEADILLLNTCSIREKAQEKVFHQLGRWKTLKDKNPDLIIGVGGCVASQEGKAIKDRAQCVDIIFGPQTLHRLPEMIDQVRAGEKAVIDVSFPEIEKFDRLPEPRAEGPTAFVSIMEGCSKYCSFCVVPYTRGEEVSRPMDDIILEIAQLAEQGVREVNLLGQNVNAYRGAKHDGEICTFAELLRYVAAIDGIDRLRFTTSHPIEFTQDIIDVYEDTPELVSFLHLPVQSGSDRILTAMKRGHMAIEYKSIIRRLRKARPDIQISSDFIVGFPGETAQDFQDTMKLIEDVNFDMSFSFIYSARPGTPAADLPDDVDMEEKKQRLADLQELINQQAMRYSRQMMGTVQRILVEGPSVKNPMELRGRTETNRVVNFEGLHKHIGTFVDVEIVDVFPNSLRGKFIRGEDEMDLRKSLRPEDILAKHQKADDLGVTHFKP; this is encoded by the coding sequence ATGAGTAAAAAACTCCATATCAAAACCTGGGGCTGTCAGATGAATGAGTATGACTCATCCAAGATGGCTGACTTGCTGGGCGAATATCAGGGCTACACCTTGACCGAAGAGGCCGAGGAAGCAGACATTCTGCTGCTGAACACCTGCTCGATTCGTGAGAAGGCGCAGGAGAAGGTGTTTCATCAGCTGGGTCGCTGGAAAACCCTGAAAGACAAGAATCCCGACCTGATCATCGGTGTGGGCGGCTGTGTGGCTTCTCAGGAAGGCAAGGCCATCAAAGACCGCGCCCAGTGCGTGGACATCATCTTTGGCCCTCAGACCCTGCACCGCCTGCCGGAAATGATTGACCAGGTTCGCGCCGGCGAAAAGGCCGTGATTGACGTGTCCTTCCCGGAAATCGAGAAGTTCGACCGCCTGCCGGAACCCCGCGCCGAAGGCCCAACCGCCTTTGTATCCATCATGGAAGGTTGCAGCAAGTACTGCTCTTTCTGCGTGGTGCCTTACACCCGCGGTGAAGAAGTGAGCCGTCCGATGGATGACATCATCCTCGAAATCGCCCAGCTCGCCGAGCAAGGTGTGCGCGAAGTGAACCTGCTGGGTCAGAACGTAAACGCGTACCGCGGCGCCAAGCATGACGGTGAAATCTGCACCTTCGCCGAGCTGCTGCGTTATGTTGCGGCCATCGACGGTATCGACCGTCTGCGCTTTACCACCAGCCACCCGATTGAATTTACTCAAGATATCATCGACGTTTACGAAGATACCCCTGAGCTGGTGAGCTTCCTGCACCTGCCGGTACAATCGGGCTCCGACCGTATTCTTACCGCCATGAAGCGCGGCCACATGGCGATCGAGTACAAGTCGATTATCCGCCGCCTGCGCAAGGCCCGTCCGGATATTCAAATCAGCTCTGACTTTATCGTGGGCTTCCCCGGCGAAACCGCCCAGGACTTCCAGGACACCATGAAGCTGATTGAAGACGTGAACTTCGACATGAGCTTCAGCTTTATCTACAGTGCCCGCCCCGGCACTCCGGCGGCCGATCTGCCGGACGATGTGGATATGGAAGAGAAAAAGCAGCGCCTTGCTGACTTGCAGGAGCTTATCAACCAGCAGGCCATGCGCTACAGCCGTCAGATGATGGGCACAGTACAGCGCATTCTGGTGGAAGGCCCCTCCGTGAAAAACCCGATGGAGCTGCGTGGCCGCACCGAAACCAACCGGGTGGTGAACTTCGAAGGCCTGCACAAGCACATAGGCACCTTCGTGGATGTGGAAATTGTCGACGTGTTCCCCAACTCCCTGCGCGGCAAGTTTATCCGCGGCGAAGACGAGATGGACCTGCGCAAGAGCCTGCGCCCGGAGGACATCCTCGCCAAGCACCAGAAGGCTGACGACTTGGGTGTAACCCACTTCAAGCCCTGA
- a CDS encoding PhoH family protein: MASKLTTMNLYLEPADSRRLASLCGPFDDNIKQLERRIGVEISYRNNHFQIVGQPRNCLTANNLLKSLYVETAPVKGSTPDLEPEQVHIAIQEAIALEAEDEHEDLKEHYIKTRRGVIKPRNPNQSQYVVNIVRHDITFGIGPAGTGKTYLAVAAAVDALERQEIRRILLTRPAVEAGEKLGFLPGDLSQKVDPYLRPLYDALFEMLGFEKVERLIERSVIEIAPLAYMRGRTLNDAFIILDESQNTTVEQMKMFLTRIGFNSKAVITGDITQIDLPKHQKSGLRHAIEVLGDVNEISFNFFQSKDVVRHPVVARIVEAYEEFEAKQQSSKGRHDSQYRLADSPQADTAEGEPHGA, encoded by the coding sequence TTGGCCAGTAAACTTACCACCATGAACCTCTATCTGGAGCCCGCAGACAGCCGCCGTTTGGCCTCCCTCTGTGGTCCCTTTGATGACAACATCAAACAGCTCGAGCGCCGTATCGGTGTTGAAATCAGTTACCGCAACAACCATTTTCAGATTGTGGGTCAGCCACGCAACTGCCTGACTGCCAATAACCTGCTCAAATCATTGTATGTGGAAACCGCGCCGGTGAAGGGCAGTACGCCTGATCTGGAGCCGGAGCAGGTGCATATCGCCATTCAGGAAGCCATTGCCCTCGAAGCCGAAGACGAGCACGAGGATCTGAAAGAGCATTACATCAAGACCCGCCGTGGCGTGATCAAGCCGCGTAATCCCAACCAGAGCCAGTATGTGGTCAACATAGTGCGCCACGACATTACCTTTGGTATTGGCCCCGCGGGTACCGGTAAAACCTACCTTGCCGTAGCTGCCGCAGTGGATGCGCTTGAGCGCCAGGAAATCCGCCGCATTCTGCTGACCCGTCCTGCCGTGGAAGCCGGTGAGAAGCTGGGCTTTTTGCCCGGTGATTTGAGTCAGAAAGTCGACCCTTATCTGCGCCCACTGTACGACGCTCTGTTCGAAATGCTCGGCTTTGAAAAGGTAGAACGTCTGATTGAGCGCAGCGTGATTGAGATCGCACCGCTGGCCTACATGCGTGGCCGCACCCTGAACGATGCCTTTATTATTCTGGACGAGAGCCAAAACACCACGGTGGAGCAGATGAAAATGTTTCTCACCCGTATCGGCTTTAACTCCAAGGCGGTGATCACCGGCGACATAACCCAGATTGACCTGCCCAAACATCAAAAGTCCGGTCTGCGCCATGCCATCGAAGTGCTGGGCGATGTGAATGAAATCAGCTTTAACTTCTTCCAGTCCAAAGACGTGGTGCGCCACCCTGTGGTCGCCCGTATTGTCGAGGCATACGAAGAGTTCGAAGCCAAACAGCAGTCCAGCAAAGGCCGTCACGACAGCCAGTATCGTCTGGCAGATAGCCCACAGGCGGACACTGCCGAAGGAGAGCCCCATGGCGCTTGA
- the ybeY gene encoding rRNA maturation RNase YbeY yields MALELALDLQFAVNPGNLPSEAEFETWVRVALGDTLDEAELTIRIVDADESQQLNRDYRGKDKPTNVLSFPFEAPPGMELPLLGDLVICASVVENEALEQHKALEAHWAHMVVHGCLHLLGYDHIEDAEAEEMEALETTLLTGLGYPDPYKEQ; encoded by the coding sequence ATGGCGCTTGAGCTGGCGTTGGATCTGCAATTTGCCGTGAATCCCGGAAATTTGCCCTCAGAAGCAGAGTTTGAGACCTGGGTACGTGTCGCCCTTGGCGATACCCTCGATGAAGCTGAGCTGACCATTCGCATTGTAGATGCCGACGAGAGTCAGCAGCTTAATCGCGACTACCGCGGCAAGGACAAACCCACCAATGTATTGTCGTTCCCCTTTGAGGCGCCTCCCGGAATGGAGCTGCCTCTGCTTGGGGATCTTGTCATTTGTGCCTCTGTCGTTGAAAATGAGGCCCTTGAGCAACATAAGGCCCTCGAGGCCCACTGGGCTCACATGGTTGTACATGGTTGCCTGCATCTGCTAGGTTATGACCATATTGAAGACGCCGAAGCTGAAGAAATGGAAGCGCTGGAAACCACGCTTCTGACCGGCCTCGGTTACCCCGATCCCTATAAGGAGCAATAA
- the corC gene encoding CNNM family magnesium/cobalt transport protein CorC (CorC(YbeX) belongs to the Cyclin M Mg2+ Exporter (CNNM) family, and was characterized as belonging to a set of three proteins, at least one of which must be present for CorA to function.) produces MSDDIPPSSNAQKKGWFERVSQLFQGEPQNRDDLVEVIHDAEQRDLITEDTREMIQGVLEVSDLRVRDIMIPRAQIVAIKIDSTVEELLATVIGSAHSRFPVVNDDKDHIEGILLAKDLIKYGFNNSDEPFALEKVIRPAVVVPESKRVDVLLKEFRSQRYHMAIVVDEYGGVSGLVTIEDILEEIVGEIEDEFDHDSVEETEIRKVNNTVFMVKALTAIEDFNEEFGTDFSDEEFDTVGGMVAHAFGHLPERNEQISIGGIEFKVISADTRRLIQLRVKFPDPEQAEIAEI; encoded by the coding sequence ATGAGTGACGACATACCCCCGAGTAGCAACGCCCAAAAGAAAGGCTGGTTTGAACGCGTTAGTCAGTTATTCCAGGGCGAACCTCAAAATCGTGACGATCTGGTGGAAGTGATCCACGATGCCGAGCAACGCGACCTCATCACCGAAGACACCCGTGAAATGATCCAGGGTGTACTGGAAGTCTCAGACCTGCGTGTCAGGGACATCATGATCCCCCGCGCCCAGATTGTGGCCATTAAAATCGACAGCACAGTGGAAGAACTGCTGGCCACCGTCATAGGGTCGGCCCATTCGCGCTTCCCCGTAGTAAACGACGATAAAGACCACATCGAAGGCATACTGCTGGCCAAGGATCTGATCAAGTACGGATTTAATAACAGTGATGAACCCTTCGCGCTGGAGAAGGTGATCCGCCCTGCCGTGGTGGTGCCCGAAAGCAAGCGCGTTGATGTGCTACTCAAGGAGTTTCGCTCCCAACGTTACCATATGGCCATTGTCGTGGATGAATACGGCGGTGTATCCGGTCTGGTAACCATCGAGGATATTCTCGAAGAAATCGTGGGTGAAATCGAAGATGAATTCGACCACGACAGTGTGGAAGAGACCGAAATCCGCAAGGTCAACAACACTGTGTTTATGGTCAAGGCGCTGACGGCAATTGAAGACTTCAACGAAGAATTCGGTACCGACTTCTCCGACGAAGAATTTGATACCGTTGGCGGTATGGTGGCCCATGCCTTTGGTCACTTGCCCGAACGTAATGAACAAATCAGTATCGGCGGCATCGAGTTCAAAGTGATCAGTGCCGACACACGGCGTCTTATTCAGCTGAGGGTCAAGTTTCCCGACCCGGAGCAGGCTGAGATAGCCGAGATCTGA
- the lnt gene encoding apolipoprotein N-acyltransferase, with amino-acid sequence MDLNAIAGRRWPRLLLAFLAGASTSLAFAPYSLWPVYPVAVALSLWLAQGLSPKVAFGHWFSFGFGSFAFGISWVHVSIDRFGGLPLVVSLSLMALLALYLALYPALVGMLYARLKTAHALPNLLLLFPALWILTEWARGWVLTGFPWLWAGYSQTDGPLLPLAAFIGVQGIGALILVCAGAMALLAQKRWLPLTLLLPLLALLVYTANQFPQVQRSGDTVKVLLVQGNIPQSMKWEPEQLWPTMLKYMDLSRPHADADIILWPEAAIPAPEAMVADFLDNANRVANLNNNAIITGIISHQDNHWYNSLIVLGNHHEKVQQEPDYEANGTNRFRKHHLLPIGEFVPFESLLRPLAPFFNLPMSSFSRGDYQQPNLTAAGFQLAPAICYEIAFPEQLRENVTAQTDLLLTVSNDAWFGESNGPLQHMEIARMRSAELGRPLLRATNNGVTAVVDEFGHIAAAVPQFETQVLKTDVALTRGVTLFARTGHLPLYLLCLFIVLAAWGYRRKQAC; translated from the coding sequence TTGGACTTGAATGCAATCGCCGGCCGCCGCTGGCCCCGACTCCTGCTGGCGTTTCTCGCCGGTGCCTCCACCTCACTCGCTTTTGCTCCCTATTCGCTGTGGCCCGTTTATCCGGTTGCAGTAGCCCTGTCGCTGTGGCTGGCACAGGGGCTGTCTCCCAAGGTTGCATTTGGCCATTGGTTCAGTTTTGGCTTTGGCAGCTTTGCCTTTGGGATCAGTTGGGTACACGTCAGCATTGACAGATTTGGCGGTCTGCCGCTGGTCGTTTCGCTGTCATTGATGGCACTGCTGGCGCTCTATCTTGCACTCTACCCTGCGCTGGTGGGCATGCTTTACGCCCGATTAAAGACTGCCCATGCCTTGCCCAACCTGCTACTGCTGTTCCCTGCATTGTGGATATTGACTGAGTGGGCTCGGGGATGGGTGCTGACGGGCTTCCCCTGGCTCTGGGCCGGATACAGTCAGACCGATGGCCCTCTGTTGCCGCTGGCGGCTTTTATCGGTGTACAGGGAATAGGCGCGCTCATTCTGGTCTGTGCCGGCGCTATGGCACTGCTGGCTCAAAAACGCTGGTTACCGTTAACACTGCTTCTGCCACTGCTTGCCCTACTGGTGTACACGGCCAATCAGTTTCCTCAGGTACAGCGCAGTGGCGACACCGTTAAGGTGTTGCTGGTGCAGGGCAATATCCCACAGAGCATGAAATGGGAACCCGAGCAGCTTTGGCCTACCATGCTCAAGTATATGGATTTGAGTCGCCCACACGCCGATGCCGATATCATTCTGTGGCCCGAGGCCGCTATTCCAGCTCCCGAAGCCATGGTGGCGGATTTTCTGGATAACGCCAATCGGGTTGCCAACCTCAACAACAATGCCATTATTACCGGGATCATCAGCCATCAGGATAATCATTGGTATAACTCGCTCATCGTGCTGGGTAATCATCACGAAAAAGTGCAGCAGGAGCCTGATTATGAGGCCAATGGCACCAACAGGTTCCGCAAACATCATCTGTTGCCCATCGGCGAATTCGTGCCATTCGAGTCCCTGTTGAGGCCCCTGGCGCCTTTCTTCAACCTGCCCATGTCGTCTTTCAGCCGTGGTGATTATCAGCAGCCGAATCTGACTGCGGCCGGTTTTCAGCTGGCACCGGCCATTTGCTATGAAATTGCCTTTCCTGAGCAATTGCGTGAAAACGTGACAGCACAAACCGATCTGCTGCTGACAGTATCCAACGACGCCTGGTTTGGTGAGTCCAACGGCCCGCTGCAACACATGGAGATAGCCCGCATGCGCTCAGCAGAGCTGGGCCGCCCCTTACTTCGCGCCACCAATAATGGCGTTACGGCCGTGGTGGATGAATTTGGCCACATCGCTGCTGCTGTGCCGCAGTTTGAAACCCAGGTGCTGAAAACCGATGTTGCCCTGACCCGGGGCGTCACCCTGTTCGCCCGCACCGGGCACCTGCCTCTTTATCTGCTCTGTCTCTTCATCGTACTGGCTGCATGGGGTTACAGACGCAAACAAGCGTGCTGA
- a CDS encoding EAL domain-containing response regulator: protein MLGQQQILIIDDSEAILMVVKTMLSRMGFEKITTMTSATKALAVVGLEPARFQIILTDLRMPETDGLDVLRKLGEMGFKGAVAIISEMDRRIINLAADIARRHRLHMIGCICKPVQLDDLSALVEKATELRVTLEPPAQLLTHEQVQAAFNQIQVIPYYQPKVDLNRCQVVGVEALARIRLPGEVNALRPCRFMPVIQEYGMLPQLSQRMLQQACKDLPTIKSILGNDIKVSLNISPEELENTYLADSLEHIWRKSGASNDSLVLEITEEHYIHNSAQLESLNRLRLRGFGLSLDDFGTGFTNINQLRDLPYTEVKIDRSLIINIHRDSFCQAILNGLVEIARQLGITLVAEGIEHMDELKYLMQTYPALVLQGYLISLPRSLDTLNTWHKGWQHQFGNRAHIHRHQPPANED from the coding sequence ATGCTCGGGCAACAACAGATCCTGATAATCGACGATTCTGAAGCCATTTTGATGGTGGTAAAAACCATGCTTTCGCGCATGGGGTTTGAAAAAATCACCACCATGACATCGGCCACCAAGGCACTTGCCGTTGTGGGTCTGGAGCCTGCGCGTTTCCAAATCATACTCACTGACCTTCGGATGCCAGAAACCGACGGTCTGGATGTACTGAGAAAACTTGGCGAAATGGGCTTCAAAGGCGCCGTGGCCATCATTTCTGAAATGGACAGGCGCATCATCAACCTCGCAGCTGACATAGCCCGGCGCCATCGACTTCACATGATTGGCTGCATTTGCAAACCGGTGCAACTGGACGACCTATCGGCGCTGGTTGAGAAAGCCACTGAGCTGCGTGTCACCCTTGAACCCCCTGCGCAGCTTCTGACCCATGAGCAAGTTCAGGCCGCCTTTAACCAAATTCAGGTAATCCCTTATTATCAACCCAAGGTGGATTTGAACAGGTGTCAGGTTGTAGGTGTGGAAGCGCTGGCGCGCATTCGCTTACCGGGCGAAGTCAATGCCCTGAGACCCTGTCGCTTTATGCCGGTCATACAGGAATATGGCATGTTGCCGCAGCTGTCCCAACGCATGTTGCAGCAGGCATGCAAAGACTTACCCACCATAAAATCCATCCTCGGCAACGACATCAAAGTCAGTTTGAACATCAGTCCGGAAGAGCTTGAGAATACTTATCTGGCAGACAGTCTGGAGCATATCTGGCGCAAGAGTGGTGCCAGCAATGATTCGCTGGTGCTTGAAATCACAGAAGAGCATTACATACACAACAGTGCACAGCTCGAGTCCCTGAATCGGTTGCGTCTGAGAGGCTTTGGATTATCGTTGGACGACTTTGGCACCGGCTTTACCAATATCAATCAACTGCGAGATTTGCCCTACACCGAAGTTAAAATCGATCGTTCACTGATTATCAATATTCACAGAGACAGCTTTTGTCAGGCCATTTTGAACGGCCTGGTTGAAATTGCCCGCCAGTTGGGAATTACTCTGGTGGCCGAAGGTATAGAGCACATGGATGAACTCAAATACCTGATGCAGACCTACCCTGCACTGGTACTGCAGGGATACCTCATCAGCCTGCCCCGCTCACTCGACACCCTGAATACCTGGCACAAGGGCTGGCAGCATCAATTTGGCAATCGGGCCCATATCCACCGGCATCAGCCCCCCGCCAACGAAGACTGA
- a CDS encoding zinc ribbon-containing protein: MTSRSTQLLALYQDLIKDLATHFEANPELNAKNLFRLMTSGEAFGRLKAQADEEELALALEFLRRDIAAFLQEKNESSLTHSPSFIAIENTLWHWLSEITDRSQVQWHELAQDFKHHGYYQSGEIISQGRMVCTSCGHGMDIEFPSVVPDCPECDNDEFIREALAP; encoded by the coding sequence ATGACCAGCAGAAGCACGCAATTACTGGCCCTGTATCAGGATCTCATTAAGGATTTGGCCACCCACTTTGAGGCAAACCCCGAGCTGAACGCCAAGAATCTGTTCCGGTTGATGACCTCCGGCGAGGCGTTTGGGCGTCTTAAGGCCCAGGCCGATGAAGAAGAACTGGCGCTGGCACTGGAATTTTTGAGGCGCGATATAGCCGCCTTTTTACAGGAAAAAAACGAAAGCTCCCTGACTCACAGTCCGTCATTTATTGCCATCGAAAACACCCTCTGGCATTGGCTCTCTGAGATCACTGACAGAAGTCAGGTGCAATGGCATGAACTGGCTCAGGATTTTAAACATCACGGCTATTACCAGAGCGGGGAAATTATCAGTCAGGGACGTATGGTGTGCACCAGTTGCGGCCATGGAATGGACATCGAGTTCCCGTCGGTCGTGCCTGATTGCCCTGAGTGTGATAACGATGAGTTTATTCGCGAGGCGCTTGCGCCTTAG